Proteins from a genomic interval of Phlebotomus papatasi isolate M1 chromosome 3, Ppap_2.1, whole genome shotgun sequence:
- the LOC129805205 gene encoding uncharacterized protein LOC129805205: protein MVFRTRGGIVSAVTRVQNYINGLSDASDEEINFIGYKANLISQLNLVKAMKAKYIGIQDDIIKGLPDGATKEAEIVSKEDFIERCDDLINQIDTLILEAPQSSSDDSKRDPLSTSDMAKFFTAFITQAEQRHQQQMELLLSTLTNTASTNDTNTYCKTTKLPQTKLPTFDGKHASWKSFKDRFTSSVINVPNITNVQKLDYLMSAVSGNAEACIKKLSMTDENFAVAWKILEDKFDDKNEIVSEYIKTFFAMPRMSSSGAQAIQEITNVFTECTMALDAMDVSQKDPWLIQYTLDRLDSESRVLWGRQCGTEVPTVNAFIKFLDQRCKDVKNSSSSSYKPSSNTSQNSRPNKPQLPKRQATALTNSANASSCRCCSESSHPLYKCPKFLNQTPGERFETVKTLSLCRNCFATHLTHSCTYHKCRKCQGRHNILLHDKYASDSSNRTDPASSSANSASNSGSPSSNHTSDSSAVVAVCASSESDHSDLPPRVFLATALVNILTANGEMIPCRIILDGGAQVNIMTSDLAQRLNLPRFASRLSIAGVNSTRSRARFYVNATILSRTSDTQFTLKCFVLPSVAGNIPNWPVDTSMLHIPHEVALADPDWAVQRPVDLLICGNHYWASWLTDSISLGPGLPILKETVFGHVVVGEQEPIPPPESFAFTATALDQSIRRFWEIEDASEPTSGTDDQIAAENHFASTHQRNEDGRFIVQLPFREDPRVLGESRPLAIRHFLALERRFDKKPAMRTAYRDILHDQLRRGWIEPVPHDDSNVSPAYYMPHHGVYKESSTTTKLRIVYNASAKTSSGSSLNDLLRIGPVVQPDLATILLRFRKHPYAMTADISKMYLQVMLDPSHANFQRFVWRDEKSQRIQDFRITRVCFGVASSPFLATRALIQLAQESERTHPLASEALRNSFYVDDCIISVESLPKAHEIQNQLIEVLKGGGFLLTKWIGNHAELQPSPSTEDDTVHINDSSTSTLGISWDSKLDAFSFRSPISPDEVCDTKRKVLSAIARLFDPLGLIGPIVIVAKMILQDAHSLKIGWDDPIPDWLGLRWNAFVSDLQHLNQLSIPRWVSHIPAPVRTELHAFADASQRAYGVAIYLVNSDEEGAVSSRLLIAKSRVAPITRQTIPKLELCGAHLAAELATRVRKQFDPDDVFFWTDSTIVLYWLNGSSDHYNRFVSKRVKEILMMSTASQWRHVPTSCNPADIISRGATPIQLEECSLWWHGPEWVKQSKENWPPEFQQFGIPANSLPIVLTETGEDQSESLLSKLLLRHSSLSKLQRIIAYCRRFITPKERRQQGILSPEELNKALERLIFMDQSENFPGVAGNILRRGRITLSQFKSLSALTPFVDFGGLIRVGGRLENSDMPFQSKHPLLLPKSPLTKLIVRNEHLKQCHAGPSLLLATLRQRFWPLSGRNVVRKIVHDCIRCTRANPRPLQQLMGDLPQHRVTLDRPFQITGVDYAGPIMYRPSVPRGAIERKLGLQKGYIAVFICMATKAAHIEFVTSLSTESFLAAFRRFASRRNTPAQMYSDCGTNFEGASRELAKLFRQEQTQQEIVEGTRETGTTWHFIPGRAPHHGGLWEACVKSVKYHLTRVVQHTNFAYEELCTILCQIEAILNSRPISLISDNPNEKEFLTPGHFLTGVPGNFPPDPNVTQIPENRLNLWQICQQRAQHFGKKFRLLYLNTLQQRSKWRHNQQNVKVGEVILFLDETQSGSKWVLGQVSAVHPGKDGKVRVLTIRTPRGTYTRAITKTARLSLDGNILCSNQS, encoded by the coding sequence ATGGTGTTTCGTACCAGAGGAGGAATTGTGTCAGCGGTTACCCGCGTCCAGAATTACATCAATGGCCTCTCAGATGCTTCAGATGAAGAAATCAACTTCATTGGTTACAAGGCCAACCTCATCAGTCAGCTCAACCTGGTGAAAGCAATGAAAGCCAAATACATCGGCATCCAGGATGATATCATCAAAGGTCTACCAGATGGGGCTACAAAGGAAGCAGAAATCGTTTCCAAAGAGGATTTTATTGAGCGTTGTGATGATTTGATTAATCAGATTGATACGCTCATTCTTGAAGCACCACAATCCTCTTCAGATGACTCCAAAAGGGATCCTTTGTCCACGAGTGACATGGCAAAGTTCTTCACTGCCTTCATAACCCAAGCTGAGCAGAGACACCAACAACAGATGGAGTTGCTTTTGAGCACTCTGACAAACACAGCAAGTACCAATGATACTAACACATATTGCAAAACTACTAAATTGCCTCAAACAAAATTGCCCACCTTCGATGGCAAACATGCCTCTTGGAAATCGTTCAAAGATAGATTCACTTCCTCTGTGATCAATGTACCTAACATTACTAATGTTCAGAAATTAGACTACCTGATGTCCGCCGTATCAGGAAATGCTGAAGCTTGCATTAAAAAGCTCAGCATGACGGATGAGAATTTTGCGGTTGCGTGGAAAATCCTTGAGGACAAATTTGACGACAAAAACGAGATCGTGTCAGAGTATATTAAAACCTTTTTTGCAATGCCACGCATGTCTTCTTCGGGCGCCCAGGCCATTCAAGAGATTACCAACGTTTTCACTGAATGCACGATGGCATTGGACGCCATGGATGTATCACAAAAGGATCCTTGGTTAATACAATATACGTTAGACCGCCTAGATTCAGAGTCTCGCGTTCTTTGGGGTCGTCAATGTGGCACCGAGGTGCCCACTGTGAatgctttcataaaatttcttgaCCAGCGTTGCAAGGATGTCAAGAATTCTTCCTCAAGTTCCTACAAACCCTCATCCAACACTTCTCAGAACTCTCGACCTAACAAGCCTCAGCTCCCAAAGAGGCAAGCCACTGCTCTCACAAATTCTGCAAATGCTTCTTCTTGCCGCTGCTGTTCCGAATCGTCTCACCCTCTCTACAAATGTCCTAAATTTCTCAATCAAACTCCTGGGGAGCGATTCGAAACTGTCAAAACTTTGAGTCTGTGTAGAAACTGCTTCGCTACACACTTGACTCACTCTTGCACTTACCACAAGTGCCGAAAGTGCCAAGGACGGCACAACATCCTTCTGCATGACAAGTATGCTTCTGACTCATCCAATCGCACTGATCCTGCTTCATCTTCTGCGAATTCTGCATCAAACTCCGGGTCTCCTTCCTCAAATCATACTTCGGATTCGTCCGCTGTCGTCGCTGTATGTGCTTCGTCAGAAAGTGATCACTCTGATTTACCTCCGAGGGTCTTCCTCGCGACGGCTTTGGTCAATATTCTCACGGCAAACGGCGAGATGATTCCCTGCCGCATTATCTTAGATGGGGGAGCCCAGGTGAATATTATGACGTCAGACTTAGCTCAACGCTTGAATCTGCCGAGATTTGCTTCTCGATTGTCAATTGCTGGGGTAAATTCCACTCGATCTCGTGCACGATTCTATGTGAATGCAACCATCCTTTCGAGGACTTCGGATACGCAATTCACCTTGAAATGCTTCGTTTTGCCTAGTGTCGCTGGCAACATTCCAAACTGGCCTGTCGACACCTCCATGCTTCACATTCCTCATGAAGTTGCTTTAGCCGATCCTGATTGGGCGGTGCAAAGGCCTGTGGATTTACTCATATGCGGCAACCATTATTGGGCAAGTTGGTTAACCGACTCTATAAGCTTGGGCCCAGGATTGCCAATCCTCAAAGAGACTGTCTTCGGCCATGTTGTGGTCGGAGAACAAGAGCCTATACCTCCACCCGAGAGCTTTGCCTTCACCGCCACTGCCTTGGATCAATCTATTCGACGTTTCTGGGAGATTGAAGATGCGTCTGAACCTACATCAGGGACTGATGACCAAATTGCCGCTGAAAATCATTTTGCTTCTACTCACCAGCGCAATGAAGATGGAAGATTCATCGTCCAACTCCCCTTCAGAGAGGATCCGCGTGTGCTTGGAGAATCTAGACCGCTTGCCATCCGGCATTTTCTCGCATTGGAGCGCAGGTTTGACAAGAAACCTGCCATGCGTACGGCTTACCGTGACATTCTACATGATCAGCTTCGGAGAGGATGGATAGAACCTGTACCCCATGACGACTCCAACGTGAGTCCTGCTTATTACATGCCTCATCATGGCGTGTACAAGGAATCCTCTACCACCACAAAGTTACGGATCGTTTATAATGCGAGTGCTAAAACATCATCTGGATCTAGCCTCAACGATTTGTTACGCATTGGACCGGTAGTTCAACCAGATCTCGCCACCATCTTACTTCGCTTTAGAAAACATCCATATGCCATGACTGCAGACATAAGTAAGATGTATCTACAGGTCATGCTAGATCCCTCTCACGCAAACTTTCAACGCTTCGTCTGGCGAGATGAAAAATCACAACGCATTCAGGATTTCCGCATCACACGTGTATGTTTCGGAGTGGCATCGTCCCCTTTTCTAGCCACTAGGGCGCTTATTCAATTGGCTCAGGAAAGTGAGAGGACCCATCCACTTGCATCAGAGGCACTTCGAAACTCATTCTACGTGGACGACTGCATAATCTCAGTAGAATCCTTGCCTAAGGCGCATGAAATCCAGAATCAGCTTATTGAAGTTTTGAAAGGTGGTGGGTTTCTGCTCACCAAATGGATTGGAAATCATGCAGAACTGCAACCATCACCATCCACAGAAGATGACACAGTCCATATCAATGACTCGTCCACTAGTACTTTGGGAATCTCATGGGACTCGAAACTAGATGCATTTTCATTTCGTTCTCCCATTTCCCCTGATGAAGTCTGCGATACAAAGAGGAAAGTCCTTTCGGCCATAGCAAGGTTGTTCGATCCCCTAGGATTGATTGGGCCCATTGTCATCGTAGCGAAGATGATTTTGCAGGACGCTCACAGCCTCAAGATTGGATGGGATGATCCTATCCCAGATTGGTTAGGCCTGAGGTGGAATGCCTTTGTCTCTGACTTGCAGCATCTCAATCAACTCAGCATTCCACGTTGGGTCTCACACATTCCTGCACCCGTTCGCACCGAACTCCATGCTTTCGCTGATGCGAGCCAAAGAGCATATGGGGTGGCGATTTACTTGGTGAATAGTGATGAAGAAGGAGCTGTTAGTTCTCGACTTTTGATTGCCAAGTCTCGAGTTGCCCCTATCACTCGGCAAACGATTCCTAAATTAGAGCTTTGTGGCGCGCATCTCGCTGCTGAACTGGCTACGCGAGTGAGGAAACAATTTGATCCCGACGATGTCTTTTTCTGGACAGATTCAACCATCGTGTTGTATTGGCTCAATGGCTCTTCAGATCACTACAATCGATTCGTGAGCAAAAGGGTTAAGGAGATTTTGATGATGTCAACAGCCTCTCAATGGCGTCATGTACCCACATCTTGTAACCCCGCTGACATCATATCCAGGGGAGCCACACCAATACAACTTGAGGAGTGCTCCTTATGGTGGCATGGACCAGAATGGGTGAAGCAATCCAAGGAAAATTGGCCTCCGGAATTCCAACAATTTGGCATTCCTGCTAATTCTCTGCCAATAGTCCTAACAGAAACCGGAGAGGATCAATCTGAGTCGCTGCTTTCCAAATTATTATTGCGTCACTCGTCATTGTCAAAGCTTCAGCGCATCATCGCGTACTGCCGCAGATTCATCACTCCCAAGGAGAGACGACAGCAAGGCATTTTATCTCCCGAGGAGCTTAACAAAGCATTGGAGCGCTTGATCTTCATGGATCAGAGTGAGAATTTTCCGGGAGTCGCTGGAAATATTCTAAGGCGGGGCAGAATTACACTGTCACAGTTCAAATCCTTATCGGCATTGACTCCATTTGTTGATTTTGGGGGATTAATCAGAGTGGGTGGTCGCCTGGAGAATTCCGACATGCCATTCCAATCTAAACATCCACTCCTCCTCCCCAAGTCTCCACTCACAAAGCTCATAGTCCGGAACGAACATCTCAAACAATGCCATGCTGGACCTTCACTGCTTCTAGCCACACTGAGACAAAGATTCTGGCCTTTGTCCGGCAGGAATGTTGTTAGGAAGATTGTTCACGACTGCATTCGATGTACACGCGCGAATCCGCGCCCTTTGCAACAGTTGATGGGAGACCTCCCTCAACACCGTGTCACGCTCGATCGTCCGTTCCAAATCACTGGGGTGGATTATGCAGGTCCCATTATGTACCGTCCCTCGGTACCCCGGGGAGCGATTGAGAGAAAACTGGGACTGCAGAAGGGCTATATTGCTGTGTTTATATGCATGGCTACAAAGGCGGCCCACATAGAGTTCGTGACAAGCCTCTCAACTGAGTCATTCTTGGCTGCTTTCCGCAGATTTGCTTCCCGAAGAAATACGCCAGCACAAATGTATTCCGACTGTGGAACGAATTTTGAAGGAGCATCGCGGGAGCTAGCCAAACTTTTCCGTCAGGAACAAACGCAACAGGAGATCGTAGAGGGAACTCGTGAAACTGGGACAACCTGGCACTTCATCCCTGGACGTGCGCCTCACCATGGTGGCCTATGGGAGGCCTGTGTCAAGAGCGTAAAGTATCATTTGACCAGAGTTGTCCAACACACCAATTTCGCATACGAGGAGCTGTGCACAATCCTGTGCCAGATAGAAGCCATCTTGAACAGCCGCCCGATATCCCTCATCTCTGACAATCCCAACGAAAAGGAGTTCTTGACACCAGGACACTTTCTTACAGGTGTCCCAGGAAACTTCCCACCAGACCCAAATGTCACGCAGATTCCAGAGAACCGTTTGAATTTATGGCAGATTTGTCAACAACGTGCTCAACACTTTGGGAAAAAATTTCGTCTACTCTATCTAAACACGTTGCAACAAAGGTCAAAGTGGAGACACAATCAGCAAAACGTGAAGGTTGGCGAAGTAATTTTATTTCTCGACGAGACGCAGTCCGGAAGTAAATGGGTACTCGGCCAGGTATCAGCGGTTCATCCGGGAAAGGATGGGAAGGTGCGTGTGCTTACAATTCGCACTCCAAGAGGAACCTACACACGTGCAATCACCAAGACGGCACGCCTTTCACTGGATGGGAACATTTTGTGTTCCAATCAATCGTAA
- the LOC129807907 gene encoding leucine-rich repeat-containing protein 24, whose product MDIYYLAAILVVVTQCLCDDWTSSCPPKCICKWINGKKSAQCNALELTSIPTQLSTEVQVLALNENHIGNLNRDEFTSRGLVNLQRIYVKASHVRHLHRDTFRDLKILVEIDLSGNEIESLERETFAGNDRLRLLYLYGNPLRRLVANQFPPLPHLRSLDLHDCRLDYVASTAFKNVALVEFLSLKNNLLETLPADVFFHMKNLKTLTLDENPWNCDCRLRHFRNWYLQHYSHGNSLTCKRPFTFSGRIWEQVAEDQFGCAPRVELFSDGLLSEDIGSNVSYHCLVTGDPKPEIIWDFNGKILDSDSLLYSLESSGPESIGEVWDQQAWSNLTIFNVTNYDSGVYTCSARNIVGSTSRNATLFLQEVARGVIVKTPETFWYFGLILGTFGTVFTLILISVAVCVCRKAMRRRSSKKNIKGSVSFNDQEKKLLDLSITTNERQDSCEMANTPSTNKTSESVIALEPVQITIENISRNEEFPLNVGVFPPPPEFCSSVLPNPTYGNIFISVSVAPETLDNPDMYPDLLNIPNRVKGKILPMSVSSAYATLPRHSRHHHVPGTTNLGPKNDVPTIHEDDVVNYHNLESSYACVGDHCPGASCRRHHQTCLGQETSFVPTQLDDSALKCNESFLCPKYDNMGRRITASGNSTLSLPDEENLEREMFANSVKEDVLKEIPTPPLPPATTAIAGNDFVSL is encoded by the exons atggaCATCTATTACTTAGCAG CTATTCTCGTGGTGGTGACACAGTGTTTATGTGACGATTGGACGTCTAGTTGTCCTCCAAAGTGCATCTGTAAGTGGATAAATGGGAAGAAGTCGGCACAGTGCAATGCTCTTGAGCTCACAAGTATTCCAACGCAGCTGAGTACAGAAGTCCAAGTGCTGgcactcaatgaaaatcacattgggaATCTCAATAGGGATGAGTTTACATCGCGTGGATTGGTCAATTTGCAGAGAATCTACGTGAAGGCATCCCATGTGAGGCATTTGCATCGAGACACTTTCCGGGATCTCAAGATTCTTGTGGAAATTGATCTGAGTGGGAATGAGATTGAGTCACTGGAGCGTGAAACTTTTGCTGGGAATGACCGTTTAAGGTTACTCTACCTCTACGGCAATCCGCTAAGGCGACTCGTAGCCAACCAATTTCCACCGCTTCCGCATCTTCGAAGTCTCGATTTGCACGATTGTCGACTAGATTATGTGGCATCGACAGCGTTTAAGAATGTCGCTCTAGTGGAATTCTTGAGTCTTAAGAATAATTTGCTAGAGACCTTACCTGCCGATGTTTTCTTCCATATGAAGAACCTGAAAACCCTAACACTGGATGAGAATCCATGGAACTGTGACTGCAGGTTGAGGCATTTTCGCAATTGGTACCTTCAGCATTATTCTCATGGGAACAGCCTAACCTGCAAGCGCCCATTCACCTTCTCAGGACGAATATGGGAACAG GTGGCGGAGGATCAATTTGGATGCGCACCGCGTGTCGAATTGTTCAGCGATGGTCTCCTCAGTGAGGATATCGGAAGCAATGTGTCCTACCATTGTTTAGTAACAGGGGATCCCAAACCAGAAATCATTTGGGATTTCAATGGTAAGATTCTAGACAGCGACAGCTTGCTGTATAGTCTCGAAAGCAGTGGTCCGGAAAGTATTGGTGAGGTATGGGATCAACAAGCCTGGAGTAACCTCACCATCTTCAATGTGACCAATTACGATTCGGGCGTATACACATGTTCAGCCCGGAACATTGTAGGCTCTACCAGCCGCAATGCCACGCTATTCCTGCAGGAAGTGGCTCGAGGGGTGATTGTGAAGACACCTGAGACTTTTTGGTATTTCGGGTTGATTCTAGGAACATTTGGAACAGTTTTTACGCTAATTCTGATCTCAGTGGCGGTTTGTGTGTGTCGTAAGGCCATGCGAAGGCGCTCGAGTAAGAAGAACATCAAGGGTAGTGTGAGTTTCAATGATCAGGAGAAGAAGCTCCTGGATCTCAGTATAACGACCAATGAGCGTCAGGATAGCTGCGAAATGGCCAATACGCCGTCCACAAATAAGACAAGTGAATCAGTGATAGCCCTCGAGCCTGTGCAAATAACTATTGAGAATATTTCGCGGAATGAGGAATTTCCACTTAATGTGGGTGTTTTTCCGCCACCTCCGGAATTTTGTTCGAGTGTCCTACCAAATCCAACCTATGGGAACATTTTTATCTCTGTGTCTGTGGCACCAGAGACACTCGATAATCCGGACATGTATCCCGATTTGTTGAACATACCCAACAGAGTGAAAGGGAAGATCCTGCCCATGAGTGTGTCCTCGGCGTATGCCACACTTCCACGGCACAGCCGGCACCATCATGTGCCCGGGACCACAAACCTTGGGCCCAAGAATGACGTTCCCACAATCCATGAGGATGACGTTGTGAATTACCACAATCTAGAGAGTAGCTATGCATGCGTCGGTGATCACTGTCCTGGAGCTAGCTGCCGGAGGCACCATCAAACCTGCCTGGGTCAGGAAACTTCCTTCGTTCCCACCCAGCTCGATGACAGCGCCCTCAAGTGCAACGAGAGCTTCCTCTGCCCCAAGTACGACAATATGGGACGACGAATTACAGCCAGTGGCAATTCGACCCTTTCCCTGCCCGACGAGGAGAACCTCGAGCGTGAAATGTTCGCCAATTCGGTGAAGGAGGATGTCCTCAAGGAGATCCCAACACCCCCGCTGCCGCCCGCAACGACTGCTATTGCTGGAAATGACTTTGTCTCCCTGTAG